A stretch of DNA from Dehalobacterium formicoaceticum:
AAGGGAAGATTTAAAGATTGGAGATGTGCTATTCTTTGAGGGATCCAGCAAGATACTACTACCTGGTTTGTATATTGGCAATGGTCAATTTTTCATCGTTACAGAATCTGAAGGTGTAGCAATTCGTGATCTTAATGTCTCAGGTAGTTACTGGAATTCACGATATGTTGGCACAAGACGTTATGAAAAAATCACTGAGTAGTCGGATGGATTAAAGTGACAAAAAAAGCCCTCAAATGAGGGTTTTTTTGTACCGAAAAACACGAGGGAGGAAAAGATGAATTTAAGAAAGCATGCTAAAACAATTAATGTATTTGTGATGCTATTCTTTATTTTATTGATCATTTATTCAGCTTATGTAAAACTAGATGGAGTAAAATTGAAAGATGAGAATAAAACACTGGAAAACCAATTAACCACAGCAAATGAAAAAATAAAAGAACAAGAGAATGAACTGAATGATTTGAAAATTGTATTGGAAGCTCAAACAGATGTGGATGTTGATTATTTAATTGAGGCTAATGTTACAGATTCTAATGTAGCAGTTATAGCGATTCATGGGGGTAAAATTGAAAAAGGTACTACCGAATTAGCATATGCTTTAGCTACCCAAAATAATTTCAACTATTATTCTTTTCTGGGTTCCAAAAGTACAGATAATCTTTCACTGCGTGTTCCATCAGACGAATTTGCCGAAGCAGCTGCCCTGCATATGGTTTCTAAATCAACAACTACATTATCAATCCACGGCTGTGAAGGGGAAGAGGAATTCACATATGTTGGAGGTAAGGATACTGAGTTGTCAGAAAGAATAAAAAAATCTCTGACTGAGTATGGTTTTGTGGTGAAAGATGCTCCCAAAGGTTTGGATGGTACCTCGCTAGATAACATAGTAAATAATAATATCTACGGCCGGGGGGTACAGATCGAAATATCAAATGGCCTAAGAATAGAGTTTTTGTCATCTGATAAGTCTTTAACCGATTATGTTCTTGCAATAAGTGAGGCATTCGACAATTGGTAAGCATATATCATCGCGCTGCCACTATGCTTCCTCCTGCCTATCATCATAAAAACAACATAAAAACAACCAATTCGAAGATAGAATTGGTTGTTTTTATGTTTTCAGAAAGTATTTAGTGTTCTAACTAAGACTTGGGCGAGGTTCCTATTTTGTAACAATTATACATAAGATTGCAAAGAATATTTATCTCTCAGAAAAGAAGGCTTCATATTCTTATACTATACTTACTTTGGAGGGGAGGTGTTGTGGACAAGCTCATCTTTTATATGAATATTTGACAAATTGTCTAAAAAGTAAAGGCACAAGAATGGGGATCTGATGTACTGGATTTCATTTAAAGAAAGGAAAGGACCAATGTGCAGTTTCGTTATTGTGCTTATGATTTTTGTTATAGCCTTAGGTGTTTATGAACAAATAAACCATAACAAAAATTTAAGCCGCATCAATCTTAGAATTAATATAAATGGTACAAGAGGTAAGTCAACTGCAACAAGATTAATTACCGGTATTTTAAAAGAAGCAGGAGCTAAGGTTGTCGGAAAAACGACGGGAACCAGTGCGAGAATAATTTATTGGGACAAGAAAGAAGAAGAACCAATCATACGAGGTCCTCTAGGTCCAAATATTATCGAACAAAAAACTGTCGTAAAAAAAGCAGTAAAACTTGGTGCATCTGCCTTTGTAACAGAATGCATGGCTGTAAATCCCGATTATCAGATTATTTTTCAGGAAAAGCTGGTGAAAGCCAATATAGGAGTTATTGTTAATGTGCGTGAAGATCATATGGATGTGTGCGGCCCGACTTTAGATTTTATTGCCGAGTCCTTTACGGCTACAATTCCAAAAAACGGAACCCTAATTATTGATGATAGCAAATATAATGACTATTTCATTGAAAAAGCTGAAAAAAGAAAATGCCGGGTATTAATTGCCAATGAAAAAGAAATCCCGGATGGTTATCTGGAGAAATTCAAATATGTGATTTTTCCGCAAAATGTTGCTATTGCAATGGCTGTGGCTAAAGCCCTAAACATTGACAAAGATACTGCGTTAAGGGGCATGTTAAACGCTAATCCTGACCCGGGAGCATTAATGATCCATGCCTTAGACAAAAGAAGAACCACATATTTTGTCAATGCTTTTGCTGCCAATGATCCAAGTTCCACCCGCATGATTTGGGAGCATATTACGTCGCTTGGTTATCCGACAAAAAATCCTATGGTAATCATAAATTGCAGGCCTGACAGGGTTGACAGGACATTGCAATTAGCGGAAGAGGTCTTAACAAATATGGAAATTGGTATTCTTGTTGCAATGGGCCAGACAGTAAATCCAGTTACCGAAGGAGTAAACAGCAAAAAGATATCTCCCGAGAAATACGTAAATGCTGAAGGTTTGTCTGCTCCTGAGGTTTATAAAACAATTAAGGATTTTTTTAGAAACAGAGTAATTTTTGCCATTGGAAACATTCATGGCGGCGGCGAAGAACTGGCAGAGTTGATCATTCACGACTTCCCCAAAGAAACAAGAACTCGCTTCAACCTGGAGACGGAGCAGGTGGCACAAGGTATGTAATTGTTAAAGGAGGGTTTATAGTTGCTTGTTACGGAAATTGGCACAATTTTAATTTTGGGTGTAATTTTCAGCCTATTGTTTACAGAAATTAGTGGAATTTTACCTGCCGGTCTGATTGTACCAGGATATTTAGTATTGCTTATTAATAGTCCCCAGGCAATATTACTAACATTGCTCATTAGCCTCTTGACTTATTTAGTAGTTGACTTAGGAGTAAGCAAGGTTACAATTCTATACGGCAAAAGAAAATTTGTCGCAATGATAACAGTGGCAATAGTGCTGCAGTTTATTTTGTATGCAACACTGCCCCTGGAGTATCGTTATATCTCCGGATTGGCAGCAGTTGGTATTGTTGTGCCTGGATTAATAGCAAACACAATTCAACGTCAAGGCGTTGCGACAACACTTATGAGTACGGGTTTGTTATGTGCTGTCACTTATGCCGGTACATTATTATTAAACATTAAAGTTTGAATGAGAGAGGAGGTGAATAATATGAGGAAGGAGGTGTAAAATGAGCACTTTACACGAGATCGTAAATAACAAACACTACCTGAACAGAACGAAACCTGTTAGAGAAAAAAGTAAGCATGAAGCTGCTGGGATTTTTAATGCACTGACAATGAAAGAAAAATGCCTGTATCTCGTTAAAATCAGCAAGAAGAATACCCGTTTTCAAGCACTTGGGCTAATGGGATTAACTCTGTTGATTATTACTGTTGACTACCTGTTAATATGATTGTTTAAGAAAGGAGCAAACTAAGTATGAATAAACAATTTATCAAAACAATTGCTTTAGTTACTTTGTTGACCTTTGGAGTTGCTTTAGGTGGATATGCCTTTACATCAGGTTATAGTAGTTTTGCGGAACTGGCTGCAGCGGAAGATCCTTCAAGCTATAACGTTAAAACCAGTGTTGTGGGCAGCAATACCACAATTTTAGCTATCCACGGGGGAGGTATTGAAAGAGGCACCTCAGAATTAGTACAGGCCTTGGGTAGGACAGGAAAATATAACACTTACTCATTTGAAGGACTTAAAGCGAATGATAATGGCAGTCTATTTATAAAGGCCATAAATTTTGACGAACCAAAAGCTGTTAGTTTAGTTAATCAGTCAAACTATACTGTTACTGTGATCGGAGCTGC
This window harbors:
- a CDS encoding poly-gamma-glutamate hydrolase family protein — translated: MNLRKHAKTINVFVMLFFILLIIYSAYVKLDGVKLKDENKTLENQLTTANEKIKEQENELNDLKIVLEAQTDVDVDYLIEANVTDSNVAVIAIHGGKIEKGTTELAYALATQNNFNYYSFLGSKSTDNLSLRVPSDEFAEAAALHMVSKSTTTLSIHGCEGEEEFTYVGGKDTELSERIKKSLTEYGFVVKDAPKGLDGTSLDNIVNNNIYGRGVQIEISNGLRIEFLSSDKSLTDYVLAISEAFDNW
- the pgsB gene encoding poly-gamma-glutamate synthase PgsB: MCSFVIVLMIFVIALGVYEQINHNKNLSRINLRININGTRGKSTATRLITGILKEAGAKVVGKTTGTSARIIYWDKKEEEPIIRGPLGPNIIEQKTVVKKAVKLGASAFVTECMAVNPDYQIIFQEKLVKANIGVIVNVREDHMDVCGPTLDFIAESFTATIPKNGTLIIDDSKYNDYFIEKAEKRKCRVLIANEKEIPDGYLEKFKYVIFPQNVAIAMAVAKALNIDKDTALRGMLNANPDPGALMIHALDKRRTTYFVNAFAANDPSSTRMIWEHITSLGYPTKNPMVIINCRPDRVDRTLQLAEEVLTNMEIGILVAMGQTVNPVTEGVNSKKISPEKYVNAEGLSAPEVYKTIKDFFRNRVIFAIGNIHGGGEELAELIIHDFPKETRTRFNLETEQVAQGM
- the pgsC gene encoding poly-gamma-glutamate biosynthesis protein PgsC, with translation MLVTEIGTILILGVIFSLLFTEISGILPAGLIVPGYLVLLINSPQAILLTLLISLLTYLVVDLGVSKVTILYGKRKFVAMITVAIVLQFILYATLPLEYRYISGLAAVGIVVPGLIANTIQRQGVATTLMSTGLLCAVTYAGTLLLNIKV